The window gggggtcctcctccttttctaaaaaaacacaaTACAATCGAAGTCGCTCACATACACGAACATCCTATAAATGCACGCGCGCATCTCCTACCCTTATGAGCACCTTAAGAGGCTGAGCCAATtggcatcttgagattttacgaagtcatcaCAGACGCCTTGAAGTCGACAAAAACCTTTTATCCCACTGAATGATGTTGCACGTCGTGTTTTCTGGATGTTGCACTGTAGGGATTATTTTTGCCCCGCCAATTGTGATTTGAATACCGTGGTGTGTGTTTGCTGTTGCGCAACTTTTACGGcgcaaaaaatgaaaagaaaacttATTTTGTTTGTTGAATTGAGTTCAGTTCGTGTACACACATTGGTCTTTTACAAGCATGCACGTTGACGTGGCACGATGATGGGGACATGCCCCCTGTGTTGCAGGCATATCACCGTCTCGTACAAGCTTCTCCTCACGTCAGTGAACTCCAAGCCCAGATCTCCGAGCTTCTGATTCGAGAACCTGTACTCCCTCACCCTGGGCTTGCCGTCGTCCTCGCACTTGGCGGTGACGGGGTACTGCGGGAAGAGGtctcggaggagccggaggaagtgTGCGCGGTGCAGCACGGCGGCGACGCAGAGGTAGCGATGGCCGCAGGCGTCGGGGTGCTCGTAGACGAGGGCGTGCGCGCGGGCGACGTCCTGGACATCGACGTAGGCGGTGACGGTGTTCTGGTAGGCCGGCTTGGCGCCCGTCAGGTAGCGGGCGACGTGGTCGCTGCTGAAGTTGAGCGTCTGCTGCAGCGCGGGACCGAtggtcgtcgccggcaccaccaccgCCAGCTCCAGCCCTCTCCTAGCCGCCTCCTCCGTCGCCGCTACCTCCGCCATCATCTTCGCGCAGCAGTGCAGGTTCTGCGCATGAGGAGTTGAGGATCGGTGCGGTTAGTTCACCGGCGAGAAAGGTGGGGAGGATAGAATCGAGCTTCATCATACGTACGTCGGTTTGTTTGCAGTAGCCGTAGTCGCTCCAGCACGTCTCGTCAACGATGGTGTCCGGGCTTCGGTTGGGGTCCATGTGCACGGCGCCGTAGGAGGAAGTGAAGACCACAGGCCCCACACCCGCGTCAGCCGCCGCGTTGATCACGTTCCTCGTCCCCTCCACGG is drawn from Triticum dicoccoides isolate Atlit2015 ecotype Zavitan chromosome 6B, WEW_v2.0, whole genome shotgun sequence and contains these coding sequences:
- the LOC119325657 gene encoding cinnamoyl-CoA reductase 1-like, which gives rise to MLSSSKAGGNGDGEHLVCVTGAGSFIGSWVVKELLLRGYHVRGTARDPAHRKNAHLLAMDGAGERLNLCRADVMDGNSLRAAFHGCRGVFHVASRVSNDPELVPEAVEGTRNVINAAADAGVGPVVFTSSYGAVHMDPNRSPDTIVDETCWSDYGYCKQTDNLHCCAKMMAEVAATEEAARRGLELAVVVPATTIGPALQQTLNFSSDHVARYLTGAKPAYQNTVTAYVDVQDVARAHALVYEHPDACGHRYLCVAAVLHRAHFLRLLRDLFPQYPVTAKCEDDGKPRVREYRFSNQKLGDLGLEFTDVRRSLYETVICLQHRGHVPIIVPRQRACL